The Chroicocephalus ridibundus chromosome 2, bChrRid1.1, whole genome shotgun sequence genome includes a region encoding these proteins:
- the UBE2W gene encoding ubiquitin-conjugating enzyme E2 W isoform X2, whose translation MTLNEKSVQNSITQWIVDMEGAPGTLYEGEKFQLLFKFSSRYPFDSPQVMFTGDNIPVHPHVYSNGHICLSILTEDWSPALSVQSVCLSIISMLSSCKEKRRPPDNSFYVRTCNKNPKKTKWWYHDDTC comes from the exons ATGACTCTAAATGAAAAGAGTGTACAAAATTCAATTACACA GTGGATTGTAGACATGGAAGGTGCTCCAGGAACACTATATGAAGGGGAGAAATTTCAGCTTCTATTTAAGTTCAGTAGCCGGTATCCTTTTGATTCGCCTCAG gtcaTGTTTACTGGAGACAATATTCCTGTTCATCCTCATGTTTATAGCAATGGTCATATCTGCTTATCCATTCTAACAGAAGACTggtccccagctctctcagtgcAATCTGTTTGTCTTAGCATTATTAGCATGCTTTCCAGCTGCAAAGAAAAG aGGCGACCTCCAGATAACTCATTTTATGTAAGAACGTGTAACAAgaatccaaagaaaacaaaatggtgGTATCATG atgacaCATGTTGA
- the UBE2W gene encoding ubiquitin-conjugating enzyme E2 W isoform X1, with amino-acid sequence MASMQKRLQKELLALQNDPPPGMTLNEKSVQNSITQWIVDMEGAPGTLYEGEKFQLLFKFSSRYPFDSPQVMFTGDNIPVHPHVYSNGHICLSILTEDWSPALSVQSVCLSIISMLSSCKEKRRPPDNSFYVRTCNKNPKKTKWWYHDDTC; translated from the exons AAACGATTACAAAAAGAACTATTGGCATTGCAAAATGATCCACCTCCAGGAATGACTCTAAATGAAAAGAGTGTACAAAATTCAATTACACA GTGGATTGTAGACATGGAAGGTGCTCCAGGAACACTATATGAAGGGGAGAAATTTCAGCTTCTATTTAAGTTCAGTAGCCGGTATCCTTTTGATTCGCCTCAG gtcaTGTTTACTGGAGACAATATTCCTGTTCATCCTCATGTTTATAGCAATGGTCATATCTGCTTATCCATTCTAACAGAAGACTggtccccagctctctcagtgcAATCTGTTTGTCTTAGCATTATTAGCATGCTTTCCAGCTGCAAAGAAAAG aGGCGACCTCCAGATAACTCATTTTATGTAAGAACGTGTAACAAgaatccaaagaaaacaaaatggtgGTATCATG atgacaCATGTTGA